The genomic stretch CAATCTCTATGCGAATATCGCCCAGCTCGGCACGCCGGACGACCTTCAGACCGTGTTTGACATGGTTTGCGCCCAGGCCGAGCGCTTGCTTGGACGTCAACCCGCGACCATTGCAGCAGGCGCGCCTGCCAATGTGGTGTTGTTCGATGCCGAGACCCCGGCGGAAGCCGTGGCGACGGCGGCGCCGGCGCTGGCAGGCTGGCGAAATGGGACGATGACCTTCGAGCGTCCGCGGCCCCGGCTTTTCGGCTCTCCCCGGACGTGAATGGCCGGAAAGCCGGTGGTGCGGCACGGAAATTGCTTATCATTATTTCGGGAGACCGTTTTGTGCATGTGAAAGGCGATTTGCATGATCATGGATCAGAACGGCACGATTGATGTCCGGTTTTTGCGCACGACCTTCCTTCTGTTGAGCGAACAGAATGTTTCGCGCGTTGCCGCCAGGCTCGGCCAAAGCCAGCCTTCCGTCAGCGCCGTGCTGAAGCGCGCGCGGCAGGTTTTCGACGATCCGCTTCTGGTCAGGAGCGGGCAGGGCATGGCCGTGACGGAGCGGGGAGAGACGGTGTGCGCCTCGCTTGGCCGCATCCTGGCGGAACTCAGCGAGACCATCAGCCCGGAAGAGGCCTTCGATCCGGCCACCACCGCCTTCGCCATGCGGATTTCGGCGATGAGCTGTTTCAACGGCTTTCTCATTCCGCCGATTGCCGCGAGGCTCCGCAACGAAGCGCCGGTAGCCTCGATCGGTTTCTTCGCTCCTGCCGAAAGCGACGACCTGACCGAGCAACTGAGTTCCGGCGCTTCCGATCTTCTCGTCGCCAACTGGCCGGCGCCGCATGAAAGCCTGCGCTCCAGCACGATCTTCGATTGCGAGACCGCCTGCATCCTGCGGGCCGACCATCCCGCTGCCAGGGCGGGCGCGATGTCGATGGATGATTATCTCGACTTACCGCATCTCTCGCTCGGCTCGGTCGTCCGGCCCGCCTTCAGCCCCATCGGGGGACGGCTGAAACAGCTTGGCGTCAATCGTCGGGTGGCGCTTTCCGTGCCGGAATATGCGTTGGTGCCGCCGGTGATCGCGCGCACCGACCTGATCTTCACCACGGCGCGGCCCTATGCCGAGTTCGTTGTGGACCGATACCCGGATTATGGCCTCTGCGTCGTTCCCGCGCCGCGCGATTTCGGCAATATGCGGCTTTATCTCCTCTGGCATGAGCGCGCGCATAAAAGTCCGGCCAATCGCTGGGTGCGCAATCTTATCCGTGATGTTTCAAGGCGTTACGGGGCCGATCTGGAGGCGCGGCCGACGCCGGCCTCCATGGCCGGGCTTGCCGCGCTCGCAGCGGTATAAGCCGCAGCCTATACCGCATATAAGCCCAGGCGGAATTGCCGAACGTCAAATGGCATGATCATAATGTAGGCACAAATCTAAACTGCATAAAACTTAGTCCGGTTGGTTGCCGTGCCGAGCCGTGTCGCTCGCGCCGCCGGCGAAGCCTTGTCCGGACGCTGGATGGAAGGAAGACCAAATGCCGCTCAAATCGCACTGGTGGTGGGATCACACGACCAAGGACTTTACCGACATGGACATGTCGGAATTCGTCGCGATCCTGCCGGTGGCCGCCGTCGAGCAGCACGGTCCGCATCTTCCCGTTCGCGTCGACAGCGCCATCAATGCCGGCATCATCAGCCGCGCCGTGGAAATCATGCCGGACGACATGAAGGTGCTGGTCCTGCCGATGCAGGCGGTCGGCAAATCGGTCGAGCATCTCGAATATCCCGGCACGCTGACGCTGTCCTATGAAACGCTGGCCCGCCTCTGGTTCGAGATCGGCGAGAGCGTGGCGCGGGCCGGCTGCAGGAAGATCATCTTCGCCAATTCCCATGGCGGCCAGCCGCAGGTGATGGAGATCGTGTGCCGCGAGCTGAGGATCAAATGCGGCATGTTCGCCGTCTCCTCCTGGGTCTCCGCCGGCGCCAGCCAGGCCGATCTCTACAGCGAGCACGAGCTGAAACACGGCATTCACGGCGGTGAATCCGAAACCTCGACCATGCTGCATCTGCATCCAGACCTGGTCGACATGCAATATGCCGAGGATTTCCAGCCAATGTCCGTCGAGATGGAGCGCGGCAATCAGGTGCTGACGGCGGAAGGGCGGATCGGCTTCGGCTGGCAGACCCAGGACTTGCACCCCTCCGGCGCCTGCGGCAATGCGGCTGCCGCCGACGCCGAGCGTGGCAAGATCCATGTCGAGCGCTCTGCTCAGAGCCTCGTAGCGCTTGCAGAAGAGGTTCTCGCCTTCCCGATGGAACGGCTCACCCAGAAGACCATGTTCAAGGACTGATCGCTTGCTGGCACGAAACCCGACATCTGCCGTTTCAAAGCGCGTCGAACACCTCACCCTGAAAGACGGTGTGGCGCTGGCGGCGGATGTCTATCGCCCGCCGGGCGAGGGGGACTGGCCGGTTCTTCTGATGCGCCAGCCCTATGGCAAGGCAATCGCCTCCACCGTCGTCCTCGCCCACCCCTCCTGGTATGCCCGCCACGGCTATCTCGTGGTGGTGCAGGACGTGCGCGGCATGGGCGCCTCGGAAGGCGATTTCGATTGCCTGCGCCAGGAATTGAGCGATGGCGCGGAAACGGTCGACTGGGCGCGGGGGCTTGAGGGGGCCAACGGCAAGATCGGGCTCTACGGCTTTTCCTATCAGGCGATCACGCAATATCTGGCGCTTGCCGGCGGCGGACGAGTGGATGCCATGGCACCGGCCATGGGGTCCTTCGCACCGGAGAAGGACTGGGCCTATGAGGGCGGGGCGCCGCGTTATGCCGGCATGGTCGGCTGGGCGCTGCAGATGGCTTTGCTGAAGGCTGCCCATGATGGCGATCGCGAGACCCATGCCGAACTTTCCGCCCTCAAGGGCCTTCCGGAGACAGCCCGCTACCTCGCCGAACGCCCGGCGCTTTCGCACCTGAAGCGCTGGATCGACAATGCCGAAAGCGACTGGGATCAGGTCTCGCCTAAGCGCTTGCTCAAGGATCACGCGCTGGATATCCCGGTGCTGCACACCGGCGGCTGGTACGACTTCATGCTGGAAGGCACGCTTGCCGCCGATCGGGCGTTTCGCAACGCCTCGCCGGAGACCGCGCATCTTGCCATCGGCCCGTGGGCGCATATGCCGTGGAACGGCGCAAGCGGCCAATCGCGCATGCCGGAAGCGGAGACCTATTCCGTCGACCGCGCCAATATCGCCTTCTTCGATTTCTATCTGAAGAACCGGGGCAATCCGCCGCCGGCTCTCACGCTGTTCGATATGGGGGAGCGTCGCTGGAGGGCGTTCGACCACTGGCCGGAGCCCCTGAAGAAACCGCTGGCGCTCGCTTCCGGCGGGCTTGCCGCGACGCTTGCCAATGACGGCAGGCTTGCGGATGTGGCCGGCGATGGTGAGGATGTGCTCGTCAGCGATCCCTTCCGTCCGGCGCCGCTTGTCGGCGGACATGTCGGCGAACCGGCGGGCTTCGTCGATCGGGCGGCGAGCGACGACCGTTCAGACGTCGCCGTCTATACCACAGCGCCCTTTGCGCAGGACTTCATCCTTTGCGGGCCCGTCAGGGCTGACATCACCATATCGACGGAAGCACAGGTTTTCGATCTCGTTGCCACGCTCTCTCTGGTCACCCCCACAGGAAGCGCAAACGTGATCCAGACCGGAATAACCCGGACAAAAGTGACGGGTGCGCCGGTGAGCGTCGGTCTCAGAGCGGCCTTTGTCACGGTGCCGGCGGGTTTCAGCCTCCGCCTGTCGCTGCAGGCCGCCGCCTGGCCCGCCTTTTCTCTCCATGCACAAGACCCGGCATCTGCCGATGGGATGAACGCTCAGCCGCTGACGCTGGCGATCTGCCACGCGGCCAGCCGTCTCGTGCTTTCCGTTCTGAATGAGGACACCGCAAATGGCGCCTAAGCCCTATCTCACCCTCGACAATGTTTCGGCGACCTATGGCGATACCACAGCCGTCTCGGGCCTGACGATCGAAGTGCCCAAGGGCGAGCTTCTGTCGCTGCTCGGCCCGTCTGGCTGCGGCAAGACGACGACGCTCAGGATGATCGCCGGTTTCGTCGAGCCGTCGGGCGGTCGCATCATCCTCAACGACAAGGACATCAGCCGCAAGCCGGTGCACAAGCGCAATATCGGCGTGGTGTTCCAGTCCTACGCGCTGTTTCCGCATCTGACCGTGATCGACAATGTCGGCTTCGGTCTTCGCATGCGCAACGCCTCGCGGGCCGAGTGGCGGGAGCGGGCGGGAAAGACGCTGGAAACTGTCGGCCTTAGCCCCTATGCCGACCGCTATCCCGGCCAGCTCTCCGGCGGCCAGCAGCAGCGCGTCGCCCTTGCCCGCGCGCTGGTGATCGAGCCGGATGTTCTGCTTCTGGATGAGCCGCTGTCGAACCTCGACGCCAATCTCAGGGCCGACATGCGCAACGAGATCCGCTCGCTGCAGCAGCGCCTCGGCATCACCACCATCTTCGTCACCCACGACCAATCCGAAGCGCTTTCGATGTCGGACCGGGTGGCGGTGATGAGCAAGGGCGTGATGAGCGAGATCGGCACGCCGCTTGCCCTTTGCGATCACCCCAAGAGCCCGTTTACCGCGACCTTCCTCGGCCACCGCACGGTGATCGACGGCAAGGTGGAGAACGGCGTGTTTTCCGCCCCCGGCATCACCTGCGCCGGTGCGCCGGCAAAGGCCACCAAACTGGTGCTGCGCGCCTCGCGCCTGCGCTTCGGCGAAGAGAACTCCCCGCTTTCGGTCTCAGGAACGCTCGTCAACGCAGCCTATCTCGGCGAGACCTATGAGGCCGATATCCAGGCCGCCTGCGGCATGATCCGGCTTGTCGTTCCCTCCGATACGCCGCCGCCGCCGGTCGGCACCGCATGCCGGGTCACCGCCGAACCGGGCGGGACCACCTTTATCTGACAAAAACATAAAACCAGGAGAACAGCTGTCATGAACATCAAGAGACGTTCCTTCAACAAACTTATTCTGGGCGGGGCCGCCACGCTTGCCGCTCCCTATTCCTTCGTCCGGGCCCAGACGCCGGACCCGAAGCCCGGCGACGAGCTTGTCGTCGGCATCTGGGGCGGCACCCAGGAAAAGATCGTCAAACAGTATATCGAGCCGGTTCTGGTCGACAAATACGGCTGCAAGATCTCCTATGTTCTGGGCGGTACCGTCGAGCGCCGCGCCCGCGCCTATGCCGAGCGCGGCCGCCCGAGCTTCGACGTGCTCTACCTCAACATCTTCGAAAGCCGTCAGGCCGTGAAGGATGGCGTCACCCAGCCGGCGACCGATGCCGTCGAAAACGCGCAATATCTCTACCCGATCGCCAGGAAGGGCGGTTACGGCGTTGCCATCAACCCCTGCACCATCGTCTACAACAAGACCAAGGCGTCCGCGCCGATCACGTCCTGGAAGGACATGTGGAAGCCGGAATGGCAGGGCCGCATCGCATGGCCGAACGGCCTCGGCGCCGAGGGCATTTCCGCGCTGATGATGTCGACGCTTTCCTGGTTCGGCGACCAGACCAAAATGGCGCCGGAAGGCTTCGACAAGGTCAAGGAACTGAAGCCCTTTGCCGCTATCCAGGGCAGCCAGGCGCAGCTCTTCGACATGTTCGATCAGGATATCGCCGATCTGTCGGTCGAGTTCGGCAGCTTCTGCGAAAAATACATCGAGGAGCGGAACCCCGATTTCGCACTCGCCGATCCGGAAGAAGGCAAGGCGCTCGCCATGAACGTCGCCTGCATCACCGAGGGCACGCGGAACCAGAAGCTGGCGGAAGAGTGGGTCAACCTGCACCTGTCGCCGGAGGTCATGCTTGCCTATGCCAAGGAGATCTACTACTCGCCGACCGTCGACAATGTCGATATCCCGGCTGACCTGCAGAGCAAGCTGATCATGCCCGACCAGATCGACACCCTTGTCGACTTCGACTGGGATTACATCAATGCCAACCGCAATAAATGGCAGTCCATCTACGACCGGGAGATTGCCGGATGAGGAAATGGCTTGGGCCGGCGCTTTCAGCGCCGGTCACCATCTGGCTCCTGATCGCTTTTGCCGCGCCGCTTGTCGCGGTGGTATTCCTGTCCCTGCATGAATATTCCGACCCGTTCGGACCGCTGATCCAGTCGCCCTCGCTGCAGCAGTTCATCGATATCGCCTCCGACAGTTTCTACTATCGGGTGGTGTTCGAGACGATCTGGCTGTCGGTCGCGGTCACCATCGCCTCGGCGCTGCTCGGCTATCCGGTGGCCTACTGGCTGGCGCGCATGCCGGGCAAATACCGCGCCTTTGCCTTTGCCATCGTTCTCATTCCGCTTTTGACCAATGTGGTCGTGCGCTCGCTCGGCATTATCCTGTTGCTGTCGCCGGAAGGGCTGATCAATATCGTCACCGGCTGGTTCGGCATTCCGCCCGTCAAGACCATGCTGTTCAACCACGGCGCGGTGATCGTGGCGCTGACCCAGGTGTTCATGCCCTTCATGGTGCTGGCGCTCTACGACAATCTTCAGAACACCTCGCCGCGCGTGCACGAGGCGGCCCGAAGCCTCGGCGCCTCGCCCGCGATCCGCTTTCTGACGGTTGATCTGCCGCTGTCCCTGCCGGGGCTCAAGTCCGGCATGATCGTTGTCTTCCTGATGTCGTCGACCTCTTACGTCTCCGCCACCATGCTCGGCGGCAAGAAGGTCTGGACCACCGGCATGCTGGTGCTGCAGGAGGCCATGCACAATCTCAACACCTCGCTTGCCGCAGCGCTGGCGCTGGTGATGACGGTCACGGGCCTGCTTTTCGCCGTGCTGGCGACGCTTGCGCTCAACCGGCTGATGACCTGGCGCTATGGCGGCAGAAGCCGGCCGTTCGCGCTGCCGCGCTTTGTCGAGCCGGTCGTCAATGTCGCCGGTCCGATCATCTCCTGGCTGCTGTTTGCCGCCTCCGTCGTGCTGCTGCTGCTGCCGCTCGGCCTCGTCTTCGTCCAAAGCTTCAACGATGTGGAACTGGCGACAGCCGCCGGCTTCCGCGGCTTCACGCTGCGCTGGTATCACGAGGTCTTCGTTTCCGGCTACTACACGGATTCCTTCATCGTTTCCGTCAAGGTGGCGCTTGCGGCGCTTGCCGTGTCGCTGATCATTGCGGTGCCGGCCGCCTTCGCGCTGGCCCGCTTTCCCTTCCGCGGCCGCTCGGCGCTGCTTGCCTTCTGGCTGCTGCCGCTGACGCTTCCGCATGTGGCCCTCGGCGTCGGCATGCTGAAACTCCTGCAGATCTACGTGGCCGTGCCCGCCTTCATTGGTCTTGTGGCGATCCATGTCGTGGTCATCCTGCCCTTTGCCATCACGCTTCTGACGGCATCGGTGATCGGCCTCGACGAGGCGCAGGAAGAGGCGGCGGCAAGTCTCGGGGCGAACGCCTGGAAGCGCTTGCTGCTGGTGATCGTGCCGGGGCTGATGCCCGGCCTCTTCGCCACCTCGATCGTCGGCTTCCTCCTAAGCTTCGACGAGGTGACGGTCACGAGCTTCCTCACCACAGCCCGGCTGACGACGCTGCCGGTGCGCCTCTACGCCGAGGCCTCGTTCGAACTGAGGCCGACCGCGCATGCGCTCTCCTCCGTGCTGATCCTGCTGACCATCGTGCTGCTCGCCATCGTCGGCCGTTTTGTCCGGCTGGACCGGCTTTATGCAAGGTAGCGGGGCGGGCCAGGAATGATCCCCTTTCAAGGGCGGGGGGATCGCATATGACTTCGTCGCATAGCCCCCCGATCTTCTCTCCCCGGAGGGGAGAGATGTCGCGACAGCGACAGTGAGGGGGGAGTGTGTCACCGCGAACGCCCTCACGATCTGAAATGCCGCGCCACCCTCACTGCCCCTTTCGGGGCATCTCTCCCGCCAGCGGGAGAGAGTATTGGGGGCAAGCTGCTACGCCGTATGCGATAGCCCTTCCTCACGGGTAGGCTACGAGCCATGAACAGTCTGCCCGCACCTCAATCCGCCATTTCCCGCATCACGGTCCGGATATTCTCCACGAACACGCTGGCGATGGCGGAGATGTTGCGCCGCCCGCCGATCAGCATCAATTGCTGCGTATCGGACTGGAATTCCCG from Martelella sp. AD-3 encodes the following:
- a CDS encoding ABC transporter permease subunit gives rise to the protein MRKWLGPALSAPVTIWLLIAFAAPLVAVVFLSLHEYSDPFGPLIQSPSLQQFIDIASDSFYYRVVFETIWLSVAVTIASALLGYPVAYWLARMPGKYRAFAFAIVLIPLLTNVVVRSLGIILLLSPEGLINIVTGWFGIPPVKTMLFNHGAVIVALTQVFMPFMVLALYDNLQNTSPRVHEAARSLGASPAIRFLTVDLPLSLPGLKSGMIVVFLMSSTSYVSATMLGGKKVWTTGMLVLQEAMHNLNTSLAAALALVMTVTGLLFAVLATLALNRLMTWRYGGRSRPFALPRFVEPVVNVAGPIISWLLFAASVVLLLLPLGLVFVQSFNDVELATAAGFRGFTLRWYHEVFVSGYYTDSFIVSVKVALAALAVSLIIAVPAAFALARFPFRGRSALLAFWLLPLTLPHVALGVGMLKLLQIYVAVPAFIGLVAIHVVVILPFAITLLTASVIGLDEAQEEAAASLGANAWKRLLLVIVPGLMPGLFATSIVGFLLSFDEVTVTSFLTTARLTTLPVRLYAEASFELRPTAHALSSVLILLTIVLLAIVGRFVRLDRLYAR
- a CDS encoding CocE/NonD family hydrolase, with the translated sequence MLARNPTSAVSKRVEHLTLKDGVALAADVYRPPGEGDWPVLLMRQPYGKAIASTVVLAHPSWYARHGYLVVVQDVRGMGASEGDFDCLRQELSDGAETVDWARGLEGANGKIGLYGFSYQAITQYLALAGGGRVDAMAPAMGSFAPEKDWAYEGGAPRYAGMVGWALQMALLKAAHDGDRETHAELSALKGLPETARYLAERPALSHLKRWIDNAESDWDQVSPKRLLKDHALDIPVLHTGGWYDFMLEGTLAADRAFRNASPETAHLAIGPWAHMPWNGASGQSRMPEAETYSVDRANIAFFDFYLKNRGNPPPALTLFDMGERRWRAFDHWPEPLKKPLALASGGLAATLANDGRLADVAGDGEDVLVSDPFRPAPLVGGHVGEPAGFVDRAASDDRSDVAVYTTAPFAQDFILCGPVRADITISTEAQVFDLVATLSLVTPTGSANVIQTGITRTKVTGAPVSVGLRAAFVTVPAGFSLRLSLQAAAWPAFSLHAQDPASADGMNAQPLTLAICHAASRLVLSVLNEDTANGA
- a CDS encoding creatininase family protein, with amino-acid sequence MPLKSHWWWDHTTKDFTDMDMSEFVAILPVAAVEQHGPHLPVRVDSAINAGIISRAVEIMPDDMKVLVLPMQAVGKSVEHLEYPGTLTLSYETLARLWFEIGESVARAGCRKIIFANSHGGQPQVMEIVCRELRIKCGMFAVSSWVSAGASQADLYSEHELKHGIHGGESETSTMLHLHPDLVDMQYAEDFQPMSVEMERGNQVLTAEGRIGFGWQTQDLHPSGACGNAAAADAERGKIHVERSAQSLVALAEEVLAFPMERLTQKTMFKD
- a CDS encoding ABC transporter ATP-binding protein — translated: MAPKPYLTLDNVSATYGDTTAVSGLTIEVPKGELLSLLGPSGCGKTTTLRMIAGFVEPSGGRIILNDKDISRKPVHKRNIGVVFQSYALFPHLTVIDNVGFGLRMRNASRAEWRERAGKTLETVGLSPYADRYPGQLSGGQQQRVALARALVIEPDVLLLDEPLSNLDANLRADMRNEIRSLQQRLGITTIFVTHDQSEALSMSDRVAVMSKGVMSEIGTPLALCDHPKSPFTATFLGHRTVIDGKVENGVFSAPGITCAGAPAKATKLVLRASRLRFGEENSPLSVSGTLVNAAYLGETYEADIQAACGMIRLVVPSDTPPPPVGTACRVTAEPGGTTFI
- a CDS encoding PotD/PotF family extracellular solute-binding protein yields the protein MNIKRRSFNKLILGGAATLAAPYSFVRAQTPDPKPGDELVVGIWGGTQEKIVKQYIEPVLVDKYGCKISYVLGGTVERRARAYAERGRPSFDVLYLNIFESRQAVKDGVTQPATDAVENAQYLYPIARKGGYGVAINPCTIVYNKTKASAPITSWKDMWKPEWQGRIAWPNGLGAEGISALMMSTLSWFGDQTKMAPEGFDKVKELKPFAAIQGSQAQLFDMFDQDIADLSVEFGSFCEKYIEERNPDFALADPEEGKALAMNVACITEGTRNQKLAEEWVNLHLSPEVMLAYAKEIYYSPTVDNVDIPADLQSKLIMPDQIDTLVDFDWDYINANRNKWQSIYDREIAG
- a CDS encoding LysR family transcriptional regulator, which codes for MIMDQNGTIDVRFLRTTFLLLSEQNVSRVAARLGQSQPSVSAVLKRARQVFDDPLLVRSGQGMAVTERGETVCASLGRILAELSETISPEEAFDPATTAFAMRISAMSCFNGFLIPPIAARLRNEAPVASIGFFAPAESDDLTEQLSSGASDLLVANWPAPHESLRSSTIFDCETACILRADHPAARAGAMSMDDYLDLPHLSLGSVVRPAFSPIGGRLKQLGVNRRVALSVPEYALVPPVIARTDLIFTTARPYAEFVVDRYPDYGLCVVPAPRDFGNMRLYLLWHERAHKSPANRWVRNLIRDVSRRYGADLEARPTPASMAGLAALAAV